The following coding sequences lie in one Arachis hypogaea cultivar Tifrunner chromosome 4, arahy.Tifrunner.gnm2.J5K5, whole genome shotgun sequence genomic window:
- the LOC112796953 gene encoding isochorismate synthase 2, chloroplastic isoform X2, producing MLMATASTYKSLTKCTNIFLLFPLSKKQHSIYSLHFHQRPLCHGCSLSMNGCRKGHSREPVGTIKTQTLEPVATTSMALYSLKMAISKMKSEPQFRSSSGIVRLQVSIEEEEVEAIDWLHSQNHLVLPRCFFSGREHNSFDSNGRSLVSVAGVGSAVFFCQPHPFSYWDWVSIRRFLSESCPLIRAYGAIRFDAKAKLSVEWLPFGSFYFMIPQVEFNELEGGSMLTTTMAWDNTISWSWEDAINALQDTLSKVSASIMRFPKQAPPTLILSSHDIPSKIDWDIAVNRALEMIKKNNSLLTKVVLARSTRVVPTTNIDPLTWLACLTVESENAYQFLLQPPNAPAFIGNTPEQLFHRKWLHITSEALAGTRARGVSIALDRQIELDLLTSPKDDIEFTIVRDTIRRKLEGVCEKVVIKPKKMIRKLPRIQHLFAQLAGRLRSEEDEFEILSSLHPSPAVCGFPTEEAQLLIAKTEVFDRGMYGGPVGWFGGGESEFAVGIRSALVEKDHGALIYAGTGIVEGSNPYLEWDELELKTSQFTKLLKLDLPLRQKVDCK from the exons atgctTATGGCAACAGCTTCTACTTACAAGTCTCTCACAAAATGCACAAACATCTTCCTCTTATTTCCTCTCTCCAAGAAGCAACACTCTATTTACAGTCTTCATTTTCACCAA AGACCATTGTGCCATGGATGCTCTCTTTCAATGAATGGCTGCAGAAAAGGACATTCAAGAGAGCCTGTTGGGACAATAAAGACACAAACGTTGGAACcggttgcaacaacttcaatggCTTTGTACAGCCTGAAAATGGCGATTTCTAAGATGAAATCAGAGCCTCAATTTCGGAGCTCTTCAGGCATAGTGAGGCTGCAGGTCTCCATTGAGGAGGAAGAGGTCGAGGCCATTGATTGGCTCCACTCACAGAACCACCTGGTCCTTCCTCGCTGCTTCTTCTCCGGCAGGGAACACAATTCTTTTGATTCTAATGGCAGAAGCTTGGTTAGCGTTGCTGGTGTTGGCTCTGCCGTTTTCTTTTGCCAGCCACACCCCTTTTCCTATTGGGATTGGGTATCCATTAGGAG GTTTCTTTCCGAGAGCTGCCCATTGATTCGTGCATACGGAGCCATCCGATTCGACGCAAAAGCTAAGTTGTCAGTAGAGTGGCTGCCTTTTGGTTCTTTCTACTTCATGATTCCTCAG GTTGAGTTTAATGAGCTTGAAGGAGGATCGATGCTCACTACGACCATGGCGTGGGACAATACAATTTCTTGGTCATGGGAAGATGCAATCAATGCTCTCCAAGACACCCTTAGCAAG GTTTCTGCTTCGATTATGAGGTTCCCGAAACAAGCTCCTCCAACATTAATATTAAGTAGCCATGATATTCCAAGTAAAATAGATTGGGATATTGCTGTTAACAGAGCTTTGGAGATGATAAAGAAAAACAACTCCTTACTAACCAAG GTTGTGCTAGCTCGTAGCACAAGAGTAGTGCCTACTACTAACATTGATCCGCTTACGTGGTTAGCTTGCTTAACG GTTGAGAGCGAAAATGCATACCAGTTTCTCCTTCAGCCGCCAAATGCACCTGCATTTATCGGAAATACA CCAGAGCAACTATTTCACAGAAAATGGCTCCACATTACTAGTGAGGCTTTGGCTGGAACTCGAGCTAGAGGAGTGTCGATCGCATTGGATCGTCAAATAGAACTCGACTTGCTTACAAG TCCAAAGGATGATATTGAGTTCACCATAGTAAGAGATACCATAAGAAGAAAATTAGAG GGAGTATGTGAAAAAGTTGTAATCAAGCCAAAGAAAATGATAAGAAAGCTCCCTAGGATCCAACATTTATTTGCTCAATTAGCCGGCAGGTTAAGAAGTGAAGAAGACGAG ttTGAAATTTTGTCATCTCTTCACCCAAGTCCAGCGGTTTGTGGGTTTCCAACAGAAGAGGCACAACTTTTAATTGCAAAAACAG AAGTATTTGATAGAGGGATGTATGGCGGACCTGTGGGTTGGTTCGGCGGTGGAGAGAGCGAGTTTGCTGTTGGAATCAGGTCAGCATTGGTGGAAAAG GATCATGGTGCATTGATATATGCTGGAACAGGGATAGTGGAAGGAAGCAATCCTTACTTGGAGTGGGATGAACTAGAACTCAAGACATCTCAG TTCACCAAGTTGCTCAAACTTGACTTGCCTCTCAGACAAAAAGTAGACTGTAAATGA
- the LOC112796953 gene encoding isochorismate synthase 2, chloroplastic isoform X5: MEFLSESCPLIRAYGAIRFDAKAKLSVEWLPFGSFYFMIPQVEFNELEGGSMLTTTMAWDNTISWSWEDAINALQDTLSKVSASIMRFPKQAPPTLILSSHDIPSKIDWDIAVNRALEMIKKNNSLLTKVVLARSTRVVPTTNIDPLTWLACLTVESENAYQFLLQPPNAPAFIGNTPEQLFHRKWLHITSEALAGTRARGVSIALDRQIELDLLTSPKDDIEFTIVRDTIRRKLEGVCEKVVIKPKKMIRKLPRIQHLFAQLAGRLRSEEDEFEILSSLHPSPAVCGFPTEEAQLLIAKTEVFDRGMYGGPVGWFGGGESEFAVGIRSALVEKDHGALIYAGTGIVEGSNPYLEWDELELKTSQFTKLLKLDLPLRQKVDCK; encoded by the exons atgga GTTTCTTTCCGAGAGCTGCCCATTGATTCGTGCATACGGAGCCATCCGATTCGACGCAAAAGCTAAGTTGTCAGTAGAGTGGCTGCCTTTTGGTTCTTTCTACTTCATGATTCCTCAG GTTGAGTTTAATGAGCTTGAAGGAGGATCGATGCTCACTACGACCATGGCGTGGGACAATACAATTTCTTGGTCATGGGAAGATGCAATCAATGCTCTCCAAGACACCCTTAGCAAG GTTTCTGCTTCGATTATGAGGTTCCCGAAACAAGCTCCTCCAACATTAATATTAAGTAGCCATGATATTCCAAGTAAAATAGATTGGGATATTGCTGTTAACAGAGCTTTGGAGATGATAAAGAAAAACAACTCCTTACTAACCAAG GTTGTGCTAGCTCGTAGCACAAGAGTAGTGCCTACTACTAACATTGATCCGCTTACGTGGTTAGCTTGCTTAACG GTTGAGAGCGAAAATGCATACCAGTTTCTCCTTCAGCCGCCAAATGCACCTGCATTTATCGGAAATACA CCAGAGCAACTATTTCACAGAAAATGGCTCCACATTACTAGTGAGGCTTTGGCTGGAACTCGAGCTAGAGGAGTGTCGATCGCATTGGATCGTCAAATAGAACTCGACTTGCTTACAAG TCCAAAGGATGATATTGAGTTCACCATAGTAAGAGATACCATAAGAAGAAAATTAGAG GGAGTATGTGAAAAAGTTGTAATCAAGCCAAAGAAAATGATAAGAAAGCTCCCTAGGATCCAACATTTATTTGCTCAATTAGCCGGCAGGTTAAGAAGTGAAGAAGACGAG ttTGAAATTTTGTCATCTCTTCACCCAAGTCCAGCGGTTTGTGGGTTTCCAACAGAAGAGGCACAACTTTTAATTGCAAAAACAG AAGTATTTGATAGAGGGATGTATGGCGGACCTGTGGGTTGGTTCGGCGGTGGAGAGAGCGAGTTTGCTGTTGGAATCAGGTCAGCATTGGTGGAAAAG GATCATGGTGCATTGATATATGCTGGAACAGGGATAGTGGAAGGAAGCAATCCTTACTTGGAGTGGGATGAACTAGAACTCAAGACATCTCAG TTCACCAAGTTGCTCAAACTTGACTTGCCTCTCAGACAAAAAGTAGACTGTAAATGA
- the LOC112796953 gene encoding isochorismate synthase 2, chloroplastic isoform X1 → MGTLTILLKHSSTYKSLTKCTNIFLLFPLSKKQHSIYSLHFHQRPLCHGCSLSMNGCRKGHSREPVGTIKTQTLEPVATTSMALYSLKMAISKMKSEPQFRSSSGIVRLQVSIEEEEVEAIDWLHSQNHLVLPRCFFSGREHNSFDSNGRSLVSVAGVGSAVFFCQPHPFSYWDWVSIRRFLSESCPLIRAYGAIRFDAKAKLSVEWLPFGSFYFMIPQVEFNELEGGSMLTTTMAWDNTISWSWEDAINALQDTLSKVSASIMRFPKQAPPTLILSSHDIPSKIDWDIAVNRALEMIKKNNSLLTKVVLARSTRVVPTTNIDPLTWLACLTVESENAYQFLLQPPNAPAFIGNTPEQLFHRKWLHITSEALAGTRARGVSIALDRQIELDLLTSPKDDIEFTIVRDTIRRKLEGVCEKVVIKPKKMIRKLPRIQHLFAQLAGRLRSEEDEFEILSSLHPSPAVCGFPTEEAQLLIAKTEVFDRGMYGGPVGWFGGGESEFAVGIRSALVEKDHGALIYAGTGIVEGSNPYLEWDELELKTSQFTKLLKLDLPLRQKVDCK, encoded by the exons ATGGGAACACTGACAATTTTATTGAAACACT CTTCTACTTACAAGTCTCTCACAAAATGCACAAACATCTTCCTCTTATTTCCTCTCTCCAAGAAGCAACACTCTATTTACAGTCTTCATTTTCACCAA AGACCATTGTGCCATGGATGCTCTCTTTCAATGAATGGCTGCAGAAAAGGACATTCAAGAGAGCCTGTTGGGACAATAAAGACACAAACGTTGGAACcggttgcaacaacttcaatggCTTTGTACAGCCTGAAAATGGCGATTTCTAAGATGAAATCAGAGCCTCAATTTCGGAGCTCTTCAGGCATAGTGAGGCTGCAGGTCTCCATTGAGGAGGAAGAGGTCGAGGCCATTGATTGGCTCCACTCACAGAACCACCTGGTCCTTCCTCGCTGCTTCTTCTCCGGCAGGGAACACAATTCTTTTGATTCTAATGGCAGAAGCTTGGTTAGCGTTGCTGGTGTTGGCTCTGCCGTTTTCTTTTGCCAGCCACACCCCTTTTCCTATTGGGATTGGGTATCCATTAGGAG GTTTCTTTCCGAGAGCTGCCCATTGATTCGTGCATACGGAGCCATCCGATTCGACGCAAAAGCTAAGTTGTCAGTAGAGTGGCTGCCTTTTGGTTCTTTCTACTTCATGATTCCTCAG GTTGAGTTTAATGAGCTTGAAGGAGGATCGATGCTCACTACGACCATGGCGTGGGACAATACAATTTCTTGGTCATGGGAAGATGCAATCAATGCTCTCCAAGACACCCTTAGCAAG GTTTCTGCTTCGATTATGAGGTTCCCGAAACAAGCTCCTCCAACATTAATATTAAGTAGCCATGATATTCCAAGTAAAATAGATTGGGATATTGCTGTTAACAGAGCTTTGGAGATGATAAAGAAAAACAACTCCTTACTAACCAAG GTTGTGCTAGCTCGTAGCACAAGAGTAGTGCCTACTACTAACATTGATCCGCTTACGTGGTTAGCTTGCTTAACG GTTGAGAGCGAAAATGCATACCAGTTTCTCCTTCAGCCGCCAAATGCACCTGCATTTATCGGAAATACA CCAGAGCAACTATTTCACAGAAAATGGCTCCACATTACTAGTGAGGCTTTGGCTGGAACTCGAGCTAGAGGAGTGTCGATCGCATTGGATCGTCAAATAGAACTCGACTTGCTTACAAG TCCAAAGGATGATATTGAGTTCACCATAGTAAGAGATACCATAAGAAGAAAATTAGAG GGAGTATGTGAAAAAGTTGTAATCAAGCCAAAGAAAATGATAAGAAAGCTCCCTAGGATCCAACATTTATTTGCTCAATTAGCCGGCAGGTTAAGAAGTGAAGAAGACGAG ttTGAAATTTTGTCATCTCTTCACCCAAGTCCAGCGGTTTGTGGGTTTCCAACAGAAGAGGCACAACTTTTAATTGCAAAAACAG AAGTATTTGATAGAGGGATGTATGGCGGACCTGTGGGTTGGTTCGGCGGTGGAGAGAGCGAGTTTGCTGTTGGAATCAGGTCAGCATTGGTGGAAAAG GATCATGGTGCATTGATATATGCTGGAACAGGGATAGTGGAAGGAAGCAATCCTTACTTGGAGTGGGATGAACTAGAACTCAAGACATCTCAG TTCACCAAGTTGCTCAAACTTGACTTGCCTCTCAGACAAAAAGTAGACTGTAAATGA
- the LOC112796953 gene encoding isochorismate synthase 2, chloroplastic isoform X3, which translates to MNGCRKGHSREPVGTIKTQTLEPVATTSMALYSLKMAISKMKSEPQFRSSSGIVRLQVSIEEEEVEAIDWLHSQNHLVLPRCFFSGREHNSFDSNGRSLVSVAGVGSAVFFCQPHPFSYWDWVSIRRFLSESCPLIRAYGAIRFDAKAKLSVEWLPFGSFYFMIPQVEFNELEGGSMLTTTMAWDNTISWSWEDAINALQDTLSKVSASIMRFPKQAPPTLILSSHDIPSKIDWDIAVNRALEMIKKNNSLLTKVVLARSTRVVPTTNIDPLTWLACLTVESENAYQFLLQPPNAPAFIGNTPEQLFHRKWLHITSEALAGTRARGVSIALDRQIELDLLTSPKDDIEFTIVRDTIRRKLEGVCEKVVIKPKKMIRKLPRIQHLFAQLAGRLRSEEDEFEILSSLHPSPAVCGFPTEEAQLLIAKTEVFDRGMYGGPVGWFGGGESEFAVGIRSALVEKDHGALIYAGTGIVEGSNPYLEWDELELKTSQFTKLLKLDLPLRQKVDCK; encoded by the exons ATGAATGGCTGCAGAAAAGGACATTCAAGAGAGCCTGTTGGGACAATAAAGACACAAACGTTGGAACcggttgcaacaacttcaatggCTTTGTACAGCCTGAAAATGGCGATTTCTAAGATGAAATCAGAGCCTCAATTTCGGAGCTCTTCAGGCATAGTGAGGCTGCAGGTCTCCATTGAGGAGGAAGAGGTCGAGGCCATTGATTGGCTCCACTCACAGAACCACCTGGTCCTTCCTCGCTGCTTCTTCTCCGGCAGGGAACACAATTCTTTTGATTCTAATGGCAGAAGCTTGGTTAGCGTTGCTGGTGTTGGCTCTGCCGTTTTCTTTTGCCAGCCACACCCCTTTTCCTATTGGGATTGGGTATCCATTAGGAG GTTTCTTTCCGAGAGCTGCCCATTGATTCGTGCATACGGAGCCATCCGATTCGACGCAAAAGCTAAGTTGTCAGTAGAGTGGCTGCCTTTTGGTTCTTTCTACTTCATGATTCCTCAG GTTGAGTTTAATGAGCTTGAAGGAGGATCGATGCTCACTACGACCATGGCGTGGGACAATACAATTTCTTGGTCATGGGAAGATGCAATCAATGCTCTCCAAGACACCCTTAGCAAG GTTTCTGCTTCGATTATGAGGTTCCCGAAACAAGCTCCTCCAACATTAATATTAAGTAGCCATGATATTCCAAGTAAAATAGATTGGGATATTGCTGTTAACAGAGCTTTGGAGATGATAAAGAAAAACAACTCCTTACTAACCAAG GTTGTGCTAGCTCGTAGCACAAGAGTAGTGCCTACTACTAACATTGATCCGCTTACGTGGTTAGCTTGCTTAACG GTTGAGAGCGAAAATGCATACCAGTTTCTCCTTCAGCCGCCAAATGCACCTGCATTTATCGGAAATACA CCAGAGCAACTATTTCACAGAAAATGGCTCCACATTACTAGTGAGGCTTTGGCTGGAACTCGAGCTAGAGGAGTGTCGATCGCATTGGATCGTCAAATAGAACTCGACTTGCTTACAAG TCCAAAGGATGATATTGAGTTCACCATAGTAAGAGATACCATAAGAAGAAAATTAGAG GGAGTATGTGAAAAAGTTGTAATCAAGCCAAAGAAAATGATAAGAAAGCTCCCTAGGATCCAACATTTATTTGCTCAATTAGCCGGCAGGTTAAGAAGTGAAGAAGACGAG ttTGAAATTTTGTCATCTCTTCACCCAAGTCCAGCGGTTTGTGGGTTTCCAACAGAAGAGGCACAACTTTTAATTGCAAAAACAG AAGTATTTGATAGAGGGATGTATGGCGGACCTGTGGGTTGGTTCGGCGGTGGAGAGAGCGAGTTTGCTGTTGGAATCAGGTCAGCATTGGTGGAAAAG GATCATGGTGCATTGATATATGCTGGAACAGGGATAGTGGAAGGAAGCAATCCTTACTTGGAGTGGGATGAACTAGAACTCAAGACATCTCAG TTCACCAAGTTGCTCAAACTTGACTTGCCTCTCAGACAAAAAGTAGACTGTAAATGA
- the LOC112796953 gene encoding isochorismate synthase 2, chloroplastic isoform X4, protein MGTLTILLKHSSTYKSLTKCTNIFLLFPLSKKQHSIYSLHFHQRPLCHGCSLSMNGCRKGHSREPVGTIKTQTLEPVATTSMALYSLKMAISKMKSEPQFRSSSGIVRLQVSIEEEEVEAIDWLHSQNHLVLPRCFFSGREHNSFDSNGRSLVSVAGVGSAVFFCQPHPFSYWDWVSIRRFLSESCPLIRAYGAIRFDAKAKLSVEWLPFGSFYFMIPQVEFNELEGGSMLTTTMAWDNTISWSWEDAINALQDTLSKVSASIMRFPKQAPPTLILSSHDIPSKIDWDIAVNRALEMIKKNNSLLTKVVLARSTRVVPTTNIDPLTWLACLTVESENAYQFLLQPPNAPAFIGNTPEQLFHRKWLHITSEALAGTRARGVSIALDRQIELDLLTSPKDDIEFTIVRDTIRRKLEGVCEKVVIKPKKMIRKLPRIQHLFAQLAGRLRSEEDERFVGFQQKRHNF, encoded by the exons ATGGGAACACTGACAATTTTATTGAAACACT CTTCTACTTACAAGTCTCTCACAAAATGCACAAACATCTTCCTCTTATTTCCTCTCTCCAAGAAGCAACACTCTATTTACAGTCTTCATTTTCACCAA AGACCATTGTGCCATGGATGCTCTCTTTCAATGAATGGCTGCAGAAAAGGACATTCAAGAGAGCCTGTTGGGACAATAAAGACACAAACGTTGGAACcggttgcaacaacttcaatggCTTTGTACAGCCTGAAAATGGCGATTTCTAAGATGAAATCAGAGCCTCAATTTCGGAGCTCTTCAGGCATAGTGAGGCTGCAGGTCTCCATTGAGGAGGAAGAGGTCGAGGCCATTGATTGGCTCCACTCACAGAACCACCTGGTCCTTCCTCGCTGCTTCTTCTCCGGCAGGGAACACAATTCTTTTGATTCTAATGGCAGAAGCTTGGTTAGCGTTGCTGGTGTTGGCTCTGCCGTTTTCTTTTGCCAGCCACACCCCTTTTCCTATTGGGATTGGGTATCCATTAGGAG GTTTCTTTCCGAGAGCTGCCCATTGATTCGTGCATACGGAGCCATCCGATTCGACGCAAAAGCTAAGTTGTCAGTAGAGTGGCTGCCTTTTGGTTCTTTCTACTTCATGATTCCTCAG GTTGAGTTTAATGAGCTTGAAGGAGGATCGATGCTCACTACGACCATGGCGTGGGACAATACAATTTCTTGGTCATGGGAAGATGCAATCAATGCTCTCCAAGACACCCTTAGCAAG GTTTCTGCTTCGATTATGAGGTTCCCGAAACAAGCTCCTCCAACATTAATATTAAGTAGCCATGATATTCCAAGTAAAATAGATTGGGATATTGCTGTTAACAGAGCTTTGGAGATGATAAAGAAAAACAACTCCTTACTAACCAAG GTTGTGCTAGCTCGTAGCACAAGAGTAGTGCCTACTACTAACATTGATCCGCTTACGTGGTTAGCTTGCTTAACG GTTGAGAGCGAAAATGCATACCAGTTTCTCCTTCAGCCGCCAAATGCACCTGCATTTATCGGAAATACA CCAGAGCAACTATTTCACAGAAAATGGCTCCACATTACTAGTGAGGCTTTGGCTGGAACTCGAGCTAGAGGAGTGTCGATCGCATTGGATCGTCAAATAGAACTCGACTTGCTTACAAG TCCAAAGGATGATATTGAGTTCACCATAGTAAGAGATACCATAAGAAGAAAATTAGAG GGAGTATGTGAAAAAGTTGTAATCAAGCCAAAGAAAATGATAAGAAAGCTCCCTAGGATCCAACATTTATTTGCTCAATTAGCCGGCAGGTTAAGAAGTGAAGAAGACGAG CGGTTTGTGGGTTTCCAACAGAAGAGGCACAACTTTTAA